One genomic region from Natrinema caseinilyticum encodes:
- a CDS encoding UPF0175 family protein: MKTVTTRIPEADEEALADLEEEMSADRSEVLRRLIRQGLSDWRRERALEQFRDHEITLRTAADRADVSYVEMLTLAAEEGIDVGYTTEDLERDLDRI; encoded by the coding sequence ATGAAGACGGTCACCACTCGCATTCCGGAAGCCGACGAGGAGGCACTCGCTGATCTGGAAGAGGAGATGAGCGCCGACCGGTCAGAGGTGCTCCGTCGCCTCATTCGGCAGGGGCTCTCGGACTGGCGCAGGGAGCGAGCACTCGAGCAGTTCCGAGACCACGAGATCACGCTTCGGACGGCGGCTGACCGAGCGGACGTTTCGTACGTCGAAATGCTGACGCTCGCCGCGGAAGAGGGGATCGACGTGGGGTACACGACCGAGGACCTCGAACGCGACCTCGATCGCATCTGA